One Agrococcus jenensis genomic region harbors:
- a CDS encoding nitroreductase family deazaflavin-dependent oxidoreductase — MATTRTPALPPRWFVRGAWVVHRLLYRTTRRGLRRARPGVMGMLRLRTTGRRSGEERSAIIGYMEHDGAFVTLAMNGWAAADPAWWLNLQAHPDAWADTVDGVVRVRAREALSDERAQLWAAIARFDGWGDIAAAAQLRPHTAVVVLERR; from the coding sequence ATGGCCACGACGCGGACGCCCGCACTCCCGCCGCGCTGGTTCGTCCGCGGCGCGTGGGTCGTGCACCGGCTGCTCTACCGCACGACCAGGCGCGGACTGCGGCGCGCGCGCCCCGGCGTCATGGGCATGCTGCGGCTGCGCACCACGGGTCGGCGCTCGGGCGAGGAGCGCAGCGCGATCATCGGCTACATGGAGCACGACGGCGCCTTCGTGACGTTGGCGATGAACGGCTGGGCGGCGGCCGACCCCGCCTGGTGGCTCAACCTGCAGGCGCACCCGGATGCGTGGGCCGACACCGTCGACGGCGTCGTGCGGGTGCGCGCGCGCGAGGCGCTCAGCGACGAGCGGGCGCAGCTGTGGGCGGCGATCGCGCGATTCGACGGCTGGGGAGACATCGCTGCGGCCGCGCAGCTGCGGCCGCACACCGCGGTCGTGGTGCTCGAGCGCCGCTGA
- a CDS encoding dihydrolipoyl dehydrogenase family protein: MTTSERGSHDYDLIVIGAGAVGENVADYAARRGARVAIVESELVGGECSYWACMPSKALLRSGHALRAARRVAGAHEAISGGIDASAVLARRTSFTSDWDDSGQAEWVASAGIDLIRGRARLVGRGLVQVGDRTCSARAVALATGSVPTLPDIPGLADAAPWGTREATSADHVPARLVVIGGGVSGVELAFAFSSLGARVTLLARGGLLRREEPFVGDLVAAALREEGVDVRDGATPTRVERGDDGIVSIELEDGGRLEAEELLVATGRRPALDDLGLEDVGVGTDLGVDDTMLVAGTDWLYVVGDANGRALLTHQGKYQARAAGEAIAARLDGSPVADAPWGQHVATADHGAVPRVVFSDPEVAAVGLTEAQAREAGMEVRAVEHDIGKVAGASLHADGYTGRAKLVVDEQRQVVVGATFVGQDVAELLHAATIAVVGEVPIDRLWHAVPAYPTISEVWLRLLDAYGRPS, encoded by the coding sequence ATGACCACCTCGGAGCGCGGCTCGCACGACTACGACCTCATCGTCATCGGCGCGGGCGCCGTCGGGGAGAACGTGGCCGACTACGCCGCGCGGCGCGGCGCTCGGGTCGCGATCGTCGAGTCCGAGCTCGTCGGCGGCGAGTGCTCCTACTGGGCCTGCATGCCGTCGAAGGCGCTCCTGCGGTCGGGCCACGCGCTCCGCGCCGCCCGTCGCGTCGCGGGCGCGCACGAAGCCATCTCGGGCGGGATCGACGCCTCCGCCGTCCTCGCGCGGCGCACGTCGTTCACGAGCGACTGGGACGACTCGGGGCAGGCCGAGTGGGTCGCCTCGGCCGGGATCGACCTGATCCGAGGGCGAGCGCGCCTCGTCGGCCGCGGCCTCGTGCAGGTGGGCGACCGCACGTGCTCGGCGCGCGCCGTCGCGCTCGCGACCGGCTCGGTGCCGACGCTGCCCGACATCCCCGGCCTCGCGGACGCCGCCCCGTGGGGCACCCGCGAGGCGACGTCCGCCGATCACGTCCCCGCCCGCCTCGTGGTGATCGGCGGCGGTGTGTCCGGTGTCGAGCTGGCATTCGCGTTCTCGTCCTTGGGCGCTCGGGTCACGCTGCTCGCCCGCGGCGGCCTGCTCCGCCGCGAGGAGCCGTTCGTCGGTGACCTCGTCGCCGCCGCCCTCCGCGAGGAGGGCGTGGACGTGCGAGACGGCGCCACGCCCACCCGCGTCGAGCGAGGGGACGACGGGATCGTCTCGATCGAGCTCGAGGACGGCGGGAGGCTCGAGGCCGAGGAGCTCCTCGTCGCGACCGGCCGTCGCCCGGCCCTCGACGACCTCGGACTGGAGGACGTGGGTGTCGGCACCGACCTGGGGGTCGACGACACCATGCTCGTCGCCGGCACCGACTGGCTCTACGTGGTCGGCGATGCGAACGGACGCGCGCTGCTGACGCATCAGGGCAAGTACCAGGCGCGGGCGGCCGGCGAGGCGATCGCGGCGCGGCTCGACGGCTCCCCCGTCGCCGACGCCCCGTGGGGCCAGCACGTCGCGACCGCCGACCACGGCGCGGTGCCGCGCGTGGTGTTCTCCGACCCGGAGGTCGCCGCCGTCGGGCTCACCGAGGCGCAGGCGCGCGAGGCCGGCATGGAGGTCCGCGCGGTCGAGCACGACATCGGCAAGGTGGCGGGCGCGAGCCTGCACGCCGACGGCTACACGGGCAGGGCGAAGCTCGTCGTGGACGAGCAGCGGCAGGTCGTGGTCGGCGCGACGTTCGTGGGCCAGGACGTCGCCGAGCTGCTCCACGCCGCGACGATCGCCGTCGTC
- a CDS encoding alpha-amylase family glycosyl hydrolase, with protein MRDPEHWSLSAMWWHVYPLGFTGAQIRDRDDPEGEPIVHRLPRLESWLDHVVELGLNGIALGPVFESTTHGYDTTDHFRIDPRLGDDADFDRLIAAAHERGIRVLLDGVFNHVGREHPAFRAALADPGSDEAALFQLGAGGDAEVFEGHEALVALDHGGDAAAELVTRVMLHWLDRGIDGWRLDAAYSVPSEFWARVLPAVREQHADAWFLGEVIHGEYAEIVESSTMDAVTQYELWQGIWHSLAERNLFELEHAIGRHNALLATFVPYTFLGNHDVTRIATSVGRDLVPHALAVLCTVAGIPSVYAGDELGLEAVKEERWGGDDAIRPEFPERPTPADELDDATRSTLDLHRTLIAIRRRHPWLTRAHTDVVVVENGTIVLRTATADAAIVTALNVTDAAVRLPVADATQLLAGDGELAGDRVALPPHGWATLSS; from the coding sequence ATGCGCGATCCCGAGCACTGGTCCCTGTCGGCGATGTGGTGGCACGTCTACCCGCTCGGCTTCACGGGCGCGCAGATCCGCGACCGGGACGATCCCGAGGGTGAGCCGATCGTGCACCGCCTGCCGCGGCTCGAGTCGTGGCTCGACCACGTCGTGGAGCTCGGGCTGAACGGCATCGCGCTCGGGCCGGTGTTCGAGAGCACCACGCACGGCTACGACACGACCGATCACTTCCGCATCGACCCGCGGCTCGGCGACGACGCCGACTTCGACAGGCTGATCGCGGCGGCGCACGAGCGCGGCATCCGCGTGCTGCTCGATGGCGTCTTCAACCACGTCGGGCGCGAGCACCCCGCGTTCCGGGCGGCGCTCGCGGATCCCGGCAGCGACGAGGCGGCGCTCTTCCAGCTCGGTGCGGGCGGCGACGCGGAGGTCTTCGAGGGCCACGAGGCGCTCGTGGCCCTCGACCACGGGGGCGACGCCGCCGCCGAGCTCGTGACGCGCGTCATGCTGCACTGGCTCGACCGCGGGATCGACGGCTGGCGGCTCGACGCCGCCTACAGCGTGCCGAGCGAGTTCTGGGCGCGCGTGCTGCCTGCGGTGCGCGAGCAGCACGCGGACGCGTGGTTCCTCGGCGAGGTCATCCACGGCGAGTACGCCGAGATCGTCGAGTCGTCGACGATGGATGCCGTCACGCAGTACGAGCTGTGGCAGGGCATCTGGCACAGCCTCGCCGAGCGCAACCTCTTCGAGCTCGAGCACGCGATCGGCCGCCACAACGCACTGCTCGCGACGTTCGTGCCCTACACGTTCCTCGGCAACCACGACGTGACGCGCATCGCGACCTCGGTCGGCCGCGACCTCGTGCCGCACGCGCTCGCGGTGCTGTGCACGGTGGCGGGCATCCCGTCGGTGTACGCGGGCGACGAGCTGGGCCTCGAGGCCGTGAAGGAGGAGCGCTGGGGCGGGGACGACGCCATCCGGCCGGAGTTCCCCGAGCGGCCGACGCCCGCCGACGAGCTCGACGACGCGACCCGCAGCACGCTCGACCTGCACCGCACCTTGATCGCGATCCGCCGCCGGCACCCGTGGCTGACGCGGGCGCACACCGACGTCGTCGTGGTCGAGAACGGCACGATCGTGCTGCGCACGGCGACCGCGGATGCGGCGATCGTCACGGCGCTCAACGTCACCGACGCTGCGGTGCGCCTCCCCGTCGCCGACGCGACGCAGCTGCTCGCCGGCGACGGCGAGCTTGCGGGCGATCGCGTCGCGCTCCCGCCGCACGGCTGGGCGACGCTCAGCAGCTGA
- a CDS encoding class I SAM-dependent methyltransferase — MAHRDGDDASALQRRVWDRAAPDYDASMARLERIWFTGGREWLGARAVGRVLEVGVGTGTNVPHYPADAVVTGVDISPGMLAEARSRMAALGRPVTLLEGDAQRLPVDDAAFDTVVCALALCSIPQPAVAIREMHRVLVPGGRLLLLDHVASSAWPLRAAQRLVELVSVRVAGEHFTRRQLPLVEAAGFTIDEDERLKLGTIERIRATKRT, encoded by the coding sequence ATGGCGCATCGCGACGGCGACGACGCGTCCGCCCTCCAGCGGCGGGTCTGGGACAGGGCGGCCCCCGACTACGACGCGAGCATGGCGCGCCTCGAGCGCATCTGGTTCACCGGCGGCCGCGAGTGGCTCGGCGCGCGGGCCGTCGGCCGAGTGCTCGAGGTCGGGGTCGGCACCGGCACGAACGTGCCGCACTACCCCGCCGACGCGGTCGTCACCGGCGTCGACATCAGCCCCGGGATGCTCGCCGAGGCGCGCTCGCGCATGGCGGCGCTCGGCCGCCCGGTGACGCTGCTCGAGGGGGATGCGCAGCGGCTGCCCGTCGACGACGCCGCGTTCGACACGGTGGTCTGCGCGCTCGCTCTCTGCAGCATCCCGCAGCCCGCCGTCGCCATCCGCGAGATGCACCGCGTGCTCGTCCCAGGCGGCCGGCTGTTGCTGCTCGACCACGTGGCGAGCAGCGCGTGGCCGCTGCGCGCGGCGCAGCGGCTGGTCGAGCTCGTGAGCGTGCGGGTCGCGGGAGAGCACTTCACCCGCCGCCAGCTCCCGCTCGTCGAGGCGGCCGGATTCACGATCGACGAGGACGAGCGGCTCAAGCTCGGCACGATCGAGCGCATCCGGGCCACGAAGCGCACGTGA
- a CDS encoding RraA family protein has translation MTAEILAAFRALSTPHVADGCMRLGLPVRCAPSGMRALQSGVHVVGRALPAQHTGSVDVFLEAMERAQPGDVLVVDDGGRTDRASVGDLVALEAVGAGIAGIVIWGLHRDTSELREIGLPVVSLGTSPTGPASADPQPVDALERARCGEHEATRDDLVLIDDDGVILVALEHAGAVADAAAAIRDAERRQAAAMASGTSLREQLRFADYLAARNERGISFREHLRSLGGAIEE, from the coding sequence GTGACCGCCGAGATCCTCGCCGCGTTCCGAGCGCTCTCGACCCCGCACGTCGCGGACGGGTGCATGCGGCTCGGGCTGCCCGTGCGGTGCGCGCCGAGCGGCATGCGGGCCCTGCAGAGCGGCGTGCACGTCGTCGGGCGAGCGCTGCCGGCGCAGCACACGGGCAGCGTCGACGTGTTCCTCGAGGCGATGGAGCGGGCGCAGCCCGGCGACGTGCTCGTCGTCGACGACGGCGGCCGCACGGATCGAGCCTCCGTGGGCGACCTCGTCGCACTCGAGGCGGTCGGCGCCGGGATCGCCGGGATCGTCATCTGGGGCCTGCACCGCGACACCTCGGAGCTGCGCGAGATCGGCCTGCCGGTGGTGAGCCTCGGCACGTCGCCGACCGGGCCTGCGTCGGCGGATCCGCAGCCCGTGGACGCGCTCGAGCGCGCCCGCTGCGGCGAGCACGAGGCGACCCGCGACGACCTCGTGCTCATCGACGACGACGGCGTCATCCTCGTCGCGCTCGAGCACGCGGGCGCCGTGGCGGATGCCGCTGCGGCCATCCGCGACGCGGAGCGCCGGCAGGCGGCCGCCATGGCCTCGGGCACCTCGCTGCGCGAGCAGCTGCGCTTCGCGGACTACCTCGCGGCGCGCAACGAGCGCGGCATCAGCTTCCGCGAGCACCTGCGGAGCCTCGGCGGCGCGATCGAGGAGTGA
- the treS gene encoding maltose alpha-D-glucosyltransferase: MARSSQARRAPRRAARIRPDRVAHESRPSCRDRTAHVDEPDEHGTEITYDEQRYPARPRRLRPRDQFRGGSVRRFSTDPRTANASNPSYVEWLVRQSMLKDSDVLSRQLSGQPSMWRNPYARPDARRAIGTSDVWFTAYPISLITRPGQSFLEALGDDALWAAFEHVGINGLHTGPVKRAGGITDWRETPSVDGHFDRISTQIDPAFGSEEAFRRLSDVADSHNGSIIDDIVPGHTGKGADFRLAEMAFKDYPGIYHMVEIPPEDWHLLPDVPEGRDAVNLDAACERELAERGYIIGELQRVIFYTPGVKETNWSATAPVLGVDGNERRWVYLHYFKEGQPSINWLDPTFAGMRLVIGDALHSLGDLGTSALRLDANGFLGVEKSAEGLPAWSEGHPLSHAANHIISGMVRKVGGFTFQELNLTIEDIRDTGAVGADLSYDFVSRPGYHHALATGHTEFLRLTLMTSLDLGVEPVGLVHGLQNHDELTYELVHWATRHRDDTYVFRHEEISGGSLAELIRAELTEALTGSADYNRVFTQNGIACTTASLIAATQGFATLDEITDEAIPAIRDAHLLLAKYNAWQPGVFALSGWDLTGMLTVPADQVQDLIATGDTRWIERGAHDLMDAAPDAPGSSAGMPRGRALYGSLPSQIEQPDSFLNGLADVLTIRREGGIATATQLDVPHVAHPAMLVLVHRLDDGDHTDEDARIQVTVLNFSGEAIEGTVHSEALQTQCDVIDAATGDSIGHVDDLQSFSVSLPPYGGLFLTLEPIADEG, encoded by the coding sequence ATGGCACGATCCTCGCAGGCGCGACGGGCGCCGAGGCGTGCCGCGCGCATCCGCCCGGACCGCGTCGCACACGAGTCCCGCCCGAGCTGTCGTGATAGGACTGCACACGTGGATGAGCCCGACGAGCACGGCACCGAGATCACCTACGACGAGCAGCGCTACCCCGCTCGTCCCCGACGGCTGCGCCCGCGCGACCAGTTCCGCGGCGGCAGCGTGCGGCGGTTCAGCACCGACCCGCGCACGGCCAACGCGTCGAACCCCTCGTACGTCGAGTGGCTCGTGCGGCAGTCGATGCTCAAGGACTCCGACGTCCTGAGCCGCCAGCTGTCGGGGCAGCCCTCGATGTGGCGCAACCCCTACGCGCGACCGGATGCGCGCCGCGCGATCGGCACGAGCGACGTCTGGTTCACGGCCTACCCGATCTCGCTCATCACGCGGCCGGGGCAGTCGTTCCTGGAGGCGCTCGGCGACGACGCGCTCTGGGCCGCGTTCGAGCACGTCGGCATCAACGGCCTCCACACCGGCCCGGTGAAGCGCGCCGGCGGCATCACCGACTGGCGCGAGACGCCGAGCGTCGACGGCCACTTCGACCGCATCAGCACCCAGATCGACCCGGCCTTCGGCAGCGAGGAGGCGTTCCGCCGCCTCTCCGACGTCGCCGACTCGCACAACGGCAGCATCATCGACGACATCGTGCCGGGTCACACGGGCAAGGGCGCCGACTTCCGGCTCGCCGAGATGGCGTTCAAGGACTATCCCGGCATCTACCACATGGTCGAGATCCCGCCGGAGGACTGGCACCTGCTGCCCGACGTGCCGGAGGGCCGCGACGCGGTGAACCTCGACGCGGCGTGCGAGCGCGAGCTCGCCGAGCGCGGCTACATCATCGGCGAGCTGCAGCGCGTCATCTTCTACACGCCAGGCGTGAAGGAGACGAACTGGAGCGCGACCGCGCCGGTGCTGGGCGTCGACGGCAACGAGCGCCGCTGGGTGTACCTGCACTACTTCAAGGAGGGCCAGCCGTCGATCAACTGGCTCGACCCGACCTTCGCGGGCATGCGCCTCGTCATCGGCGATGCCCTGCACTCGCTCGGCGACCTCGGCACGAGCGCCCTGCGCCTCGACGCGAACGGATTCCTCGGCGTCGAGAAGAGCGCGGAGGGCCTGCCGGCATGGTCGGAGGGGCACCCGCTCTCGCACGCGGCGAACCACATCATCTCGGGCATGGTGCGCAAGGTGGGCGGCTTCACGTTCCAGGAGCTCAACCTGACGATCGAGGACATCCGCGACACCGGTGCCGTCGGCGCCGACCTGTCGTACGACTTCGTCAGCCGCCCGGGCTACCACCACGCGCTCGCGACCGGCCACACGGAGTTCCTGCGGCTCACGCTCATGACGTCGCTCGATCTCGGCGTGGAGCCGGTCGGGCTCGTGCACGGGCTGCAGAACCACGACGAGCTGACCTACGAGCTCGTGCACTGGGCGACGCGCCACCGCGACGACACCTACGTCTTCCGCCACGAGGAGATCTCCGGCGGCTCGCTCGCCGAGCTCATCCGCGCAGAGCTCACCGAGGCGCTCACCGGCAGCGCCGACTACAACCGGGTGTTCACGCAGAACGGCATCGCCTGCACCACGGCGTCGCTCATCGCGGCGACGCAGGGCTTCGCGACGCTCGACGAGATCACCGACGAGGCGATCCCCGCGATCCGCGACGCCCACCTGCTGCTCGCGAAGTACAACGCGTGGCAGCCCGGCGTCTTCGCGCTCTCGGGCTGGGACCTCACCGGCATGCTCACCGTGCCGGCCGACCAGGTGCAGGACCTCATCGCGACCGGCGACACCCGCTGGATCGAGCGCGGCGCCCACGACCTCATGGACGCGGCGCCGGACGCCCCGGGATCGTCGGCCGGGATGCCGCGCGGCCGCGCGCTCTACGGATCGCTGCCGTCGCAGATCGAGCAGCCGGACTCGTTCCTCAACGGCCTCGCCGACGTGCTGACGATCCGCCGAGAGGGCGGCATCGCGACCGCCACGCAGCTCGACGTGCCGCACGTCGCGCACCCGGCCATGCTCGTGCTCGTGCACCGCCTCGACGACGGCGACCACACCGACGAGGATGCGCGCATCCAGGTGACGGTGCTCAACTTCTCGGGCGAGGCGATCGAGGGCACCGTGCACTCGGAGGCGCTGCAGACCCAGTGCGACGTCATCGACGCCGCGACCGGCGACAGCATCGGCCACGTCGACGACCTGCAGAGCTTCAGCGTGAGCCTGCCGCCCTACGGCGGGCTGTTCCTGACGCTCGAGCCGATCGCGGACGAGGGCTGA
- a CDS encoding 4'-phosphopantetheinyl transferase family protein: MQREAGAVVGEVRGGADAGRALARTLVAELAGVDAASVSIVQRCPDCGGPHGRPVVMAPPEARGVAVSLAHAGARHVAAARRGGRIGVDAELREAAPGRVEALRGLLRRDDELPCDDDLLRRWTRIEAVLKADGRGLRVEPATVVLDARDAGLVGSVPGAARAYDLHDIDLGPGLVVGLAIERD; this comes from the coding sequence GTGCAGCGCGAAGCGGGGGCGGTCGTCGGCGAGGTGCGCGGCGGCGCGGACGCTGGTCGCGCGCTCGCACGCACGCTCGTCGCAGAGCTCGCGGGCGTCGACGCCGCATCCGTCTCGATCGTGCAGCGGTGCCCGGACTGCGGCGGTCCGCACGGGCGGCCCGTCGTGATGGCGCCGCCTGAGGCGCGGGGCGTCGCGGTCTCGCTCGCGCACGCAGGAGCGCGGCACGTCGCCGCAGCCCGGCGCGGCGGCCGCATCGGCGTCGATGCCGAGCTGCGCGAGGCCGCACCGGGTCGCGTGGAGGCGCTGCGCGGTCTGCTGCGCCGCGACGACGAGCTGCCCTGCGACGACGACCTGCTGCGGCGCTGGACGCGGATCGAGGCGGTGCTGAAGGCCGACGGCCGCGGCCTCCGCGTCGAGCCGGCGACTGTGGTGCTCGATGCCCGCGACGCTGGCCTCGTCGGCTCCGTGCCTGGCGCGGCCCGCGCCTACGACCTCCACGACATCGACCTCGGACCCGGCCTCGTCGTCGGCCTCGCCATCGAGCGCGACTGA
- a CDS encoding zinc-binding dehydrogenase — MRALILDAVRGTPAVRDVPSPVPPPGGVVVRVMATGLCRSDWHAWAGHDDIAFPHVPGHELAGVVAAVADDVVAWRVGDRVTVPFVCGCGRCEWCLAGEAQVCPQQEQPGFTHWGSFAEQVALHAADANLVRIPDGVDFATAASLGCRFATAYRALVSRARVEAGEWVTVVGAGGVGLSAVMIARALGARPIAIDRNPAALELALQLGAEHAVLADGTDVPAAVAATTGGGSHVAVDAVGSEQTSADALLSLRRRGRHVQIGLLPPIDGHPRVPMSRVIAWELDVLGSHGMAARDYPGMLALIERGVLAPQRLVERTVGLEELVTLLPAFDRATAAGITMVDPRLGGPEA, encoded by the coding sequence ATGCGCGCCCTCATCCTCGACGCCGTCCGCGGCACGCCCGCGGTCCGCGATGTGCCATCGCCCGTGCCGCCGCCCGGCGGCGTGGTGGTGCGGGTGATGGCGACCGGGCTGTGCCGCAGCGACTGGCACGCCTGGGCGGGGCACGACGACATCGCCTTCCCGCACGTGCCCGGCCACGAGCTCGCGGGCGTCGTGGCCGCGGTGGCCGATGACGTGGTCGCCTGGCGGGTGGGCGACCGGGTGACGGTGCCCTTCGTGTGCGGCTGCGGGCGGTGCGAGTGGTGCCTCGCGGGCGAGGCGCAGGTGTGCCCGCAGCAGGAGCAGCCCGGCTTCACGCACTGGGGCTCGTTCGCCGAGCAGGTCGCGCTCCACGCCGCGGACGCGAACCTCGTGCGCATCCCCGACGGCGTCGACTTCGCGACCGCCGCGAGCCTCGGCTGCCGCTTCGCGACCGCGTACCGCGCGCTCGTCAGCCGGGCGCGCGTGGAGGCAGGGGAGTGGGTGACCGTCGTGGGCGCCGGCGGCGTCGGGCTCAGCGCCGTGATGATCGCCCGCGCGCTCGGCGCCCGGCCCATCGCGATCGACCGCAACCCGGCCGCGCTCGAGCTCGCGCTGCAGCTCGGCGCCGAGCACGCCGTGCTCGCCGACGGCACCGACGTGCCCGCCGCGGTCGCCGCGACCACCGGCGGCGGCAGCCACGTCGCGGTCGACGCCGTCGGCAGCGAGCAGACGAGCGCGGATGCCCTGCTGAGCCTGCGCCGCCGCGGGCGGCACGTGCAGATCGGCCTGCTGCCGCCCATCGACGGGCACCCGCGCGTGCCGATGTCGCGCGTCATCGCGTGGGAGCTCGACGTGCTCGGCAGCCACGGCATGGCGGCGCGCGACTACCCGGGGATGCTCGCGCTCATCGAGCGCGGCGTGCTCGCGCCGCAGCGGCTCGTGGAGCGCACGGTGGGGCTCGAGGAGCTCGTGACGCTCCTGCCCGCATTCGATCGCGCGACGGCGGCAGGCATCACGATGGTGGATCCCCGCTTGGGCGGACCGGAGGCCTAG